From the Thermococcus sp. MV5 genome, the window GAATTTTGCAGTGAGTTTAATCGTCTCTGAGGGCATTCTTTACCGCCTCTACAAGACGCTTTTTCTTATGAGAACGCATTCCATAAAGTTTTCCAGCAAATGAAGTTACGATGGCTAACAAATCCTCAACGAGTTCCTTTTCTGGTGTTTTCTCTTCATCATCGAAGATTACCTCGATTTCAACACCATGAGAGTTGAAGTATTGTTCGAGGTATTTGAATCCAAAGCGTGTGAGTCTATCCCTGTAAGTTATGACGACTTTCCCAACTTCTCCACCCTCAACCAATTTGAAGAGTTGTTTTAATCCCCTTCTGTTCTCGTTCAAGCCTGATGAAATGTCGGTAAGAATTTTCACAACTTGATAACCCTTGGAGGAGCAGTAGTTTTTGAGATATTCAACCTGTCTCTCCAAGTCCTCTTTCTGGTCTCTGCTCGAAACTCTGGCATAAATGACGACTTTATCAAGAGTTTTTCCTTCAAGTAGTCTTTTGATTTCACTTTCGGGAATACGGTACTCTTTTCCAACACGATACGCTTTAATCTCGCCAGATTTAATCTTTCTAATTAGTGTTGGTTTGCTGATACCCAAGAGTTGTGATGCCTTACCTGTTCGATAGAGCCTCATACAGCACTCCTCCAAAATAAATTATGAAATGAAAATATTTAAACTTTACACTTTTAACTATTTATGAAACAGCCCATAAATTGTTTTAGCCTTATCCTTGTTTACCCCTTGAAGTTGCCCATAATATCGCTCATTCAAATGCCACGACTTATATGTAGGCACATACCTTTCTCCATCTTCTCCATAAATTGAACCCCATTCTTTCATCATCCAATTTTCGTGCTCTATCTTTGGAATTCCAGAGAAGTTTTTACTCATCACAAGCATTGCTGTTTGGATTGCACGGATAAGTTCAGAAGTAAAAATCACATCAATCCGCCAGTGTTTAAGAAGCTTCCCAGCATTCAAGGCCTCTTCTACACCTTTTTCGCTTAAAGGAACATCTACCCATCCAGTGAAGAGGTTTAACTTATTCCAAAGGCTCTCGCCATGTCTTATTAGTATGAGATTACTCATTAGGCCCACCTAAAATTTCTCGGCACTTGAATATAAATCCTTTTCTGCTCAAAAGTGAACAGCACCCTATTGTATCTTGACCATTGAAACTATCAGTGATACTACATTTAGAGAAGATTAAAGCTATATAAAACGAAGACCCAATATAATTTGGGTTTGGAAAGTGAGGTGAGATCCCATGGAAAAAAAGCTGTATAGAAGCAGAAAAAATAGAATGTTATTTGGAGTTTGTGGGGGACTGGCAGAATATTTTAACGTCGATCCTACTCTTGTAAGGATACTCTTTATAATACTACTCATAGGAAGTGTAGGAACGGCGGTTTTGTTATATCTCCTTCTGGCGGTTGTAATGCCTGAGGAGCCCAAAACAGGAGGTGAAGAAATTGGGAAAGAGATTAAAGAGGAGTAAGAAAAACAAGATATTTCTAGGAGTTTTAGGTGGTATTGCTGAATATCTTGAAGTGGATCCCACAATAATAAGGATACTATTCATCCTCTTATGTCTCGTGGAACCAGTATTCATCCTAGCATACTTCCTAATGGCTATAGTCATGCCCGAAGAAAAAGAAATAATTACTGCAGAAAAGATCCCTCAAAAATTTGAAAAGATAGTTGAAGAGACGGGAGAAAAAGTAGAAGAACTCGCCAAAAAAGCCCCAAAAATTGAGAAAAAAGACGATACAAAACTCTTTGGAATAGCTCTTGTCATCTTAGGAGCCGCATTACTCTTAAAAGAATTTATCCCTCTTCCTTTCCTAGGTCTTAGAGAAATCGTTGCCGTGCTTATCCTGCTCCTTGGACTATACTTGGTGGCGAGGGGATAAAAATGAAAAGACTTCTTGGTATATTTTTAGTATTTTTCGGCCTCTTAATACTTTTAAAAAGTTTCCACCCCCAGTTCTATAACTATCTCCTACCTTATGCACCATATATCAAACAAACATTCTGGGGAGTCGCACTACTTATTGCAGGCCTTTACATTCTCATAAAAAACCGAAATGCAAGAACTATCTTGGGAGTTGTGTTCATCCTTTACCTTGCTCTCTATCTTGTGACTCCTGAGACAAGTTTCAGATGGCACTTCCCCTTCAGAGAGGCTGGAGATGTTAAAGAACTCGGAGAGTTCCAGGCATCCAAGATAGATATAGAAAACATTGCCGCAGAGATCAGTATCGTGAGAGTGTCTGGAGACGGCATAAAAGTCCTCAGCAATTTGCCATTAAGGATAAATGAAGGAGATACCTTAGAGATAAGTTGTTCTGAATGTCCTAAGTACAGAAATGGCAAACTTTTCATTAAAGTTGGTGAAGAAGCAGAAATTAATTCTCTAACCTTAAGAAATACCGTAGGGGATGGGGACATCAACATAGCTGACGTTACCTCAATCACTATAGAAAATGTTATTGGAGACTTCAAAATCTCAGGATCATTTAGCAGCCTTACAACAGCCAACTTTGTAGGGGAAATGGAAATAAGCCTCGAAAAATGCCCCGATATTGAAATCGGAGGGTACTGCTCTCAAATTGGCATACACAGGGGAAGCGGTGAAGTCACTCTTTACATACCAGACAATATCAAGGTAGCGCCAGAAATTGAAGGGTCTTTAACATCAATCACCATAGATAAGGGGTTCGAAGTTGGAGAAAAGACTTTAAAACTAACAGCCAAGAACTTTGTAGGCAAAATAATCGTGGAATGATGTACCATGGAAACATGGAAGGTTGTTAAAGCCTTTACCATAGGACCGTTACTAGAAGTAGCAATACCTAAACCAGGAAATGTAAATAGGTATAAAGACTTTGAAGACCTTACATTTTATCATTTTCTTTTTGCCAACACAGCGGTTATGGATGTGTTTTTTGAGGCTGCAGAACGGGGAAAACTAATTAAAAATAAAGAACTCTTACCCCAAGACGCAAGACTTGGGGAACTTATAAAGAAAGCTGTTGAAAACTCCAAGAAAATCCAGAACTCCAATCCAAACTTCGGTATCATAACTTTAGCAGTCCCCCTCATTGTCGGTCTTACATGGAGTGGAGAGATTGATTCCGCTAGAGAAAAAACCAAGCTCCTAATACACTCCTCAACCCCCCAAGATACTATTGAGTTCTACAGAGCAATAAGGATTGCAAATCCAAAAGGAATTAGAAAAGGAGTAGAATATGACGTATATGACGACTCCTCATTTGACGCAATTGTAAAGGATGAAGTAAACTTGTGGAACCTTGCCAAAATCTCAAGCAAAAGAGAGTTGATATTCAAAGAATGGCTAAATGGGTATGAACTTAGCTATTCTACCTTTGAAAAGCTTAAGCAACTTGCCTCATCACTTCCTCTTGAAAAAGCTGCCTTACAAGCGTTTTTAGAACTCTTAGCAACTAACGTAGACACACTTATAATAAGGAAAGCAGGTGTTGAAGAAGCTATTCTTGTTCAAGAGACTGCTAAAAAAGTATTGAATGGAGAAGTCACCTTCCAAGAACTCGATAGCTTTCTGAGAGAAAAGAAGGACCTAAGAAACCCCGGAAGTCTGGCGGACATTATGGCCATTGCTCTAAGTATGCTTGTTCTAAGCGGATACAAACTCAATCTTTGATTATCTTGACTCTTTTAGCCCCCCCAAGACCAAGGCCTAAAACCTTTGAATCGATAACAACAGCGTCTTTTCCAAACTCTTCAACTACCCTTATTGTAAGTCCAGAAATCTCTGAGACTGTATCTTCTCCCCCAAATTCTGCATTAACTTGGTTTTTCAGAAATTCGTATGCCTCTTTCCCAAACAGAACAATATCTGGCTCAAACCCTTCCATTTTAAGTTCATTGGCCTTTTCTTCAACGCCACTTAAAACCCTAATAAGTTCTCCCCTCATCAAACCCACCATATAAAATTTAGAAAAGATGGCCTTAAACTTTTTTCCTAATAATCTCGTAAGAATAAGTTACCTCAGTGCCACTTAATTTCAAATGAGCACCCACAGAACAATATTTTGCTTGACTGAGATCTATTGCCCTTTTAGCTTTTTCCTCGTTCACATCTCCATAGATTTTATAATGGAGATGGACTTTTGTGTAGATTCTAGGATACTCATCTCGCCTTTCACCACTGATTTCGACTTCTAGACCTTCTACGGGCTCCCGCATTTTTTGCAATATCATTACTACGTCTATTGAAGTACATCCAGCGACACTAAGAAGGAGAGTCTTCATTGGAGAGATACCACTTTCCCCAAAAATTATTTTTCCCCCTTCCTCTGTCAGGGCTTCGAACTTCTTATCCTCAATCCATTTGACGACTCCTTTCATATGACCACCTAACCGAAATAGGGAGAATTTTTTAAATCTCTTTTGTGAACCTTAAGTTATGTATATTAGGGCTTTTGACCCATGGAAATCCAAGCTCTGCACATGTCCCTTTAAGTACACACTCAATATATATACTGGATGCGATCACGCGTGCGTTTATTGTTATATAACCTCATACATTCCCAAAGCCTTTAAAGTGAGGATAAAAGAGAATCTTTTCATATATCTAGAAAGAGAACTTAGAAGCTTCGACAAACGCTTTATAATAGCCTTGTCGTATTCCTCTGATCCATACCCTACAATAGATAAAGAGCTTGAAATAACTCGAAAAGTTCTCAAACTCTTACAAAGATACAATGTCAGATGTTTAATCCTCACCAAGTCGGATTTGTTTGAACGAGACTTAGATATACTAAGAGACCTAAAGTGTGCCGTGGGAATCACTGTGACAACGATAGACAAGAAAAAAGCCAAATTATTGGAGCCAAATGCTCCTTCCCCATCAGAAAGAATTAAAGCCCTAAAAGAGGCAAAAGAAGAAGGAATCCCTATCTACGCCAGAATTGATCCCATAATACCATTCTACACTTGGAAAGATTTTGATAAGACTCTCAAAACTTTGAACTTTGTGTCCCATATTACCGTTTCTACCCTAAAACTACGGCCAGATTCATGGAAGAGAATGGAGGCAAAATTCCCCACATTAATGGAAAGACTTTCCCCTCTTTATAAAAAGGGAGAAAAAATCGCTGGATATTACTACCTACCCAGAGAAATAAGGTTCAAAATTCTTAGAGAGGCCCAAGAAAAGATTGAGGGAATGGGTATAACGTTTGGTTCTTGCAGGGAGGGGTACTATTCCTACCCAAGCTGCGATGGTTCTCATTTGGTACCGCCATGAACCATCGTTCAAAATATGATCCAAAATCCTGCTAACGAGAACTTTTAGGTATCGTTAAAGCTTTTATTTGAAGAACTATTGGATTAAACCCATGTTCAATGCTTTTAAGAATTACAATATTTTCATAGAATTCCTCTTTTTCAAAAAATCCCTTGCTCAAAATTACATAATCACTCACACTAACAAGCCAGGAATGAAGACCCTCTGGAATGACATCCCTGTTAACTAGCATAATTGTATAAAACTCTTTACCATCCTGAATAAGCTTTTCTGTAAGAGACATGTACATAGAAATTAAGGTCTTTATAAATTCCTCTCCAAAATATTCATACAGAGTATCCAACGTTGCAAACATTGCAACAACCATTTTATCTTGAAAGTTATACTTGTGATCAAGCTTCCTCATGATACTCTTGTATTTTGGAAAAAACGTCTCTTCATCAAACTCAACAAACGGGTACACGAAGGGATGATCCACCAAAGGTTCTCTAAATCCATTAATCACCGCAATACTTCCCTTTTCTCCATGTTCAAATAGATTCAAACCAACTGAGTCTGCCCTATACACAAGCTTTCTAAATGGCACCGTGAAGTTGGCTATTATTCCAAATCCTCCATTTTCTAGTTCTTGCTTTAGAAACTCCATTCCGGTCTTCCACCCTAAGCTGTACTGGTCATAAGATACTAATCCTATGCCTCCTGGGATAATCTTACCAAAGTATGCTCTTATTTCATCCATAGGCTACCACCTATAGTGGTTTGCTTAGTCTATAAAATTTTTAAATTTTTGGCAGATGACCGTGAGAACACTAAGACATGAATCTAAAGTCTTATCGAATTTCTTCTATGCTTGAATCAAAATCACAGTAAAGGACCAAAAATAAAGAGAATTAAGCAAAAAATCCCTAGATCAAAAAGAAATTAAATAATGAATCCATTTATGAAATATTGAGAAAGAAAGCAAAGCAGTTATACTTGTGTTAAATCCCTCATCTGTTTCCTAACTAACTTTCTTCAGCATCCCACAAAGCCAATCCGTTTTCTTTAGGCTTCCTCTCCAATAACTCTCCCAGCAACTCTTGAATAAACACCTCTGCTACGAAAACTTCGCCCTCAACTAAATGACCACCAAGCATCCTCCCCTCTTTGTCTCCTAGGCTTACGTGAATATGGGCAAAAGGCTCATCATCTTTGAGACTTATGTTCCCTAACGCGGAAACAAGTTCATAAGTCCCCTTTAGCTCAATAACTTTGTATTGTTTCTTATCCTCTTCGAAATATCCGATTTTAGGATCTCTTAGAGTACCTATCACACTAACCGTACCAATTAACACATTGTGCTTTTTGGCAAACTTATTGATAAAACTTAAGAGTTCCTTCCCTTCCGGTACTCTGAAAAGAAATGCTCTACCTTTTGAAAACCTCATAGTAATCACCTAAATTAAATAGAGGACTAAGGTTAATTTAACTTTTTAGGTGGAACTTTGAAGATAAAATTAGAAAATAAAAGGAGGTTAAGTTCTTCCCTCCTCTAGTCCCTTCTTGAAATATGCATACAACGCATCATAGAGATAAAATTCCTTTTCTAGCGTCTCATAGTCATCCTTACAGATCATCCTATAGCCTCTAGCGATAATATCAAGAGCTACTGCCAGAGGAGAGGGGTTCTCAACATGAGTATCTGCTTCTCTAACTATTTCAGCTATCTTTAACACTGCAGGGTCCGTTATATTGTACTTCTCTATAAATGCATCAAAAGAGCATTTCCCATTATGGTGCCCAAGTTCAACCCCCTTAAAATCAAATGGTATTCCTTCAGTTATAGTTGAAGGGTCCGTATCACGCGGCACAAAAATAAACTTGGCTTCAGGATCTATAAATCGCTTTATAAGCCACGGGCAAGCAACTCTATCCACATGGACATGTTCGCGGGTTACCTACTTCATAATACTCACCTTCAGTATTTACTATGTCCAATTAGAGAAAGAAATATTTAAACTTATTCTATCAATTAGAAACGATACAGAAAGTCACCACTTTACAAAATTGAAGGGTTAACACTCTAAGACTACCTCTGCATAACTCCTTGGATCCTCCCATATCTTTACCTTGATTTTTTTCACATTTTTCCCAGCCTTTTCGGATATCCTTTCAGCAAACCACTCTGCTATAAGTTCAGCAGTTACATTTGGCTTGTTGAGAACTACTACCTCATTTTCCGGCAACTCTAATCGCTTGCCATTTTTCTCAATTATTATATAAGAATCTTTTTTTTCGGTTATCCACTCCTCACTTACCAGAATCTTATGATCCAAGAGCTTTATTAAGTTACTAAGGTGGTTAAAGTCAAAAACCATTCCATTTTCATCAAGATCTCCCCATATCTCTACATCTACATTATATGTATGTCCATGAATCCTAAGACACTTACTCTCATATGGAAGCACCAAGAAATGGGAACTATCAAAATCCTTATGCCATCCAATTTTTCTCTCAACAATCTTGAATCTCATGAATCCCACCATAATCAAGAAAGAGAAATAGACTTATTAATCTTTTTGGCCATGCTTAATACCTCTTATATCCCCTCTATTTAGCGTATGTTCCTCTAAGATGTGTTTTTTCAATTCTTCAAGACTTTTCGCCCTATAACCACAAAAAGGGCATACAAAATTTTGAGTCTCCCTCACGCTCTCTCACCGTGAATACATATATCCTAATGGTATAAATAGCCTTGGGAAATATTTACTCTAGTTAGTAGTATTTTAGTGCGACATTTATTTCCCTTCTCTCTCAACTTTTACTTCAAATTATTACGATAAATTATATGGCCATAATTAAGATTTAATATAATATCTTGTCAATATTATCTATAATTAACATTTATTAAAATCATATGATATGGCTTATACTATAATGTCATCTAATTTCAATTGTTACTATTATATGAAATTATAAAGTATCCATTTTTTACTATATTAAGTTGTTCTGAGCTTCTGAAACAATTGATCAAACCTAATCCTTGCTTATGCAGTCTCCCCAAGAATTTGCAAATAAGTATTGAATAAGCCGACATCTCAAACAATTTTCATGATTACAAGCCAAGGTGGTAATAATGGTGGAATATTAAGCACCTTTATTAGAGCCCACACAACAAATTACAAGGAGATGGAATATGCGACGACTATAACCAAGATTTTGGATGCTAATCCCATCTAAAAAGGTTTGCACCCAATATACATTGAAGGTCTTATTCAAGGTATTTTAAGAAACCAAGAAGATTGCGCACTATTTGAGAATATGGGGTAAGAAAATTGCTCCACCAATAGCTTTCAATGAACATATATATACGTGAATTTTAGATATAAGGCACATTATATCTAAAATCCATGCACAGAAACGAACGTTAAAAACATCGAGAAAAGTGGGAAAGAGAAGGCCATCATCCCCTCCAGGACCTCCAAAGACCGATGACAAAGGCTGGCGCGAGCAGGAGTATTGGAGTCACGACGCTGTGCATATATATGTAAAACGATGTTGCTCCAAGGCCAAATGATACTACGTTCAAGAGAAGCATTAACCTTTCATCCTTCTGTTTATCTTGTCTCCTTATGTCGGAACTAGCCTGCTCTATTGACCAAAAGGCAAGCAATATATAACCCAGTGCTGCTGGAAGTGCTAATAGCCGCGAAATACCTCCGGAGAACGCTGCTATAAACAGTATCACAAGAGATGCTCCAGCATAGAAAATGAACCCGAGTATGTCCAGCATATTTTACCACCTCATATTATAACGCATTTAAAGTTTAAAAGCATATCTAATATGTCATGACTCTTCCAGAAAGTAGGATACTATTTCCTCATCTATAGGGAGTTTCTTTGAGGCTTTTTCCACGCATGGGCCAAGTGTATATTTTACTCTATTGCTGACTGAAAGAATAAAATAATAACATAATTAAATAATTATTGCAATTCCTGTTACATTGATCAACTGTTCCTCTCTTAGATGTTCAAGCGAGGGGCAATAGAGCTGTTACTACATCCCCACTAAGAGTCATGTCTGTTAATAGCAATTTAATCCTCTCTCATCCCTTGAATTTCTCTCCCTTTTTTAAATAATAAAGTAATTAAATAATTATTGTATTATTTAATAATGTGATATGTTTTTTGCAGGATACGTGGCCCTATCAGAGAAGGCCAATACATGCCTGTATAAATTATCTACTATCAAGAATAATAAAAATTTGGTATTTTTTTACTATGATTTATTTTATTAGTAATAATATATTCATTTGTTCTTAATAATAAACTAATAAAGTATAATAACTGTGAAAAAATTTTATTTTGTAATTAAAAATTATTTATAGTAATTGATTTATAACTATACCTTTAAGTAAAAAATTAAGTCAAAGTTTGAGAGTTGAAAGAGCACCAACTTATTTCATAAATATAAAACATTAAGATTAGTATTTAAAAAGGCCAAATTAAATCCCATTTTCCACCCTTTAAATCTAAATTAATAGTCTAATTGCCCCTAACAGATACTCAGAAATCACTCCATCCTTACACCACCTCAAAATGGATACCTTCCCCTGAAATCTCAATATTCAGCAAAGTTATTAAATAATTATTGCATTATTTAATTATGGTGATCAAATGGCGATTATAATCAGTATTGCTAATCAAAAGGGTGGTGTTGGAAAGACTACAATAAGCCTCAATCTGGCCCATGCGCTGGCCAAAAAAGGGTATGATACCTTAATAATCGACACTGATCCTCAATTCAACCTCACGTTTGCTCTAATCGGCATGGATATCATCAACTATAGTGACAACAACATAGGCACTCTTCTCATAGAAAACTCAGTGAAAAAGACTCAAATTGAGGAGGCCATAGTCCACATAGATGAGAATCTATCTCTCATACCTTCCCATCTGAAAGTTTCCGCGATTGAGAGATTGCTTATGACAGCATACATGCGCGAACAGCGGCTCAAAAGAGTTTTAGAAAAAATTGAGGATGAATATGACTTTATAATCATTGACAACCCCCCAAGTCTCGGAATATTCTTAATAAACTCTCTTGGGGCCTCGGATTATGTACTGATCCCAACTGAGTTAGGATACTTTAGTGTCATGGGAGTGCAGTTAACACTTGATGTGATCAGGGAGATAAAGTCCACCGAACTCAACCCAGACTTAGAGATCATGGGGATCGTTGCAAACAAATTTACACGCCAGAGCAAAGTTCCTCAGGTGAGGCTAGATCAGCTAAAAGAGGCCTATCCCAACTTACCGATAGTTGCCATTTTGCCAAGGGCAGTTGCAGTTGAGAAATCTCAAGAAGAGGGTAAGCCTGTATTTGAGTTTGAACCAAATAATAGAGTATCCAAAGCTTTCCTAAAACTTGCGGAGAGTGTGATCAAAAATGTCAGGTAAAAGTAGAAAGAAAACGCTTCCCAAGCTCCCCTCTATGAGCAGTGAGGTTGTGAAAACCCTAACTGAAGAGCCAAAAAACAGCAGGACAAACGCAAGGAAAGATACTGAGAAAAAGATGAAGACACTATACATAAGTGTGGATGCAGATAAGCTGTTAAGATTACTCTATGCTGAGGGTGAAGGCAAACAGAATGAAATCTTTGAAAAGGCTATAAAACTGTACTGGGCCCTTAGAGAGGTCTTACCAGAGGAGAAGTTTAGAAGATTGATAAAACTGGCCGAGAAAAAGGAAATCGAGAAGATAACACAGAGATTGGAGTTCAAGTGATTAAATAATACAATAATTATTTTATTATTTTATTGTTGTTTTAATTTTAGGTTGATACTCTCTCCTCCCACTCTTTACCGATTGTTAGGAGATTTATAAACAACTGAAAAAACTCAATAATAATTATTGAAAGCACGGAACATTAAACGGGTTTAATTTTACTTGAGAAAATGTGCTCTCTGAAGGATACGCCCTAATAATAAACTCCTTTGTCTAAAAGTCCCTTGTTCTGACGATTTTTATCCTGGTAACACGGTAACATCCCATAGTTCTCTATCAAAAGTATGAACCCAATCTTTGTGGATGTTTTAAATATAGAAAAAAGCCCGAATATAGAAACATCTTTTTCCAGTATTGAGCAGGGCCATACTACATAGTGCTTCTGAAACCATATGCTAGAAAGCTTCACTCACCAATTAGAAGTAGGGTAAAACCCGTATTTAACACTTTCGAAAGAAAAGAGTTTTAAAATTTCAAAGTCCCAAAGAACCTTAAACCTAAAAATATCAGTCCACAAAGTGTAAAAATAATATTCCAAAAATCTTCATTGTGAATGTTAGTATTCAACCTCCCCTATCAATCCTCTTAAGAAAACAAAACTCTAAAAAAGAGTTAGATCTGACGAGTTTTTGAAAAGAAAAGTGGGATTTCTAAGACATTTTTTAGGGTAACCCAACATAGTTAATCCTTTTAAGTCCACTGGGGAAATATCAAAATCCACAAATTCTTTTTTACGGATATAAAAATACTCCAATTTTTAATAAGCATTCAACGCCTTTACTTAATTATTCAAAGATTCTAAAGGCCCTTAAAAGACTTGTAGAGCTAGATAATAGCTTCTTTAAGTTCCAAAATGAACACTTGTGTACAGAACATCTGCAGGAAATCAAAACGATAATAACACACTTTAAAATCCAAAGCCAACCAAACTAATGATATAATGATAAAAACAAAGCTTAAAACTCATAACTCTTAACACTAAAGCCAAGACCATTGTTTACTCTCCCCAGTTCGACCACCGTAGTTGCAATCTCTTCAAGGAGTGGGAGAGCCCATGGGATGGCCTCTTCAAGTGCATTAACATTAACAAAATAAAATGCTGTTCTCTGAAAGCTTGAAGTGAATGAGAGTATCATCGATAATGTAGCGAAAACTTCCCTTGGTGATTCACTTAATATCAAGAGCTTTTCAAAGCCCAAAACGGGGTTAATTATTCGTTTTTCACTATCTAGGTGTGGGAGTGCAACTTCCAAGTACTCTTTTATTCTTATATGAGGTTCCTTAAGGGCCAAGTGTCCGATAACATCTCCCACGTCTAGTGCTCCTCCAATTTTTACTACCTTAATCCCATCCAGTACTTCACTATCTAACCCTTTCAACTCCATTTTGATCTTGTAGATAGGCAGGGTGTCAAGGGTGTCATCTATTATCACCTGGTAGTCATTTTCTTTGGCCCAGATGATTAACTCGTACAAAATAACAGCAGAATTAATAATTGGGGAATATTCAATTAACACCGTTTCTCCTTCTCTTACTTCCTCAAAAAGTTGGGGGAAGTTCTTTATAAACCCCTTAAGAATATTGGCATTCATAAACATCACCTATTTTCGATATGGCATTTGTTTTATAAAAGGATTTTCTTTTAGAGATATTTTAAGCCCATATAGCAAGAATTCTCGGAATAATGTTTATTGATTAGTTGACGATGATTTTCTCTCAGCCCCTTTTCAAAAACTCATCTATAGTCTTTGTGAACCTTATCCTCCTCAACAGTGCCGATGACGAAAGCCACTTACCACTACCAAGCTTTGTCTCATTGTCCAAAAGTTCTATGACTTCCTCCAAGCTGTCTGTCTTTAAAACTGGTGGAGAATTAAACATTGCCCTAACACTTTCTCTAACAAACCACACTCCCACTGGAATTTTAAACCCGGGGTAAATCTCCCTAAGGAGTATAGCGGTAGCTTGTCTTTTTATTCTCTTTAAATACTCAAGTGTTGCAAGCATGCTTGCATAATAGCATCCACCTATGCCTGGATAGGTTGTCCTTCCATGATAACCTTCATGGTCACCTTCAATAACCACGCTGTCTGCGCCTGGGTTCCATGTGGATCCAGGCCACCATGCTTCCATCCATTCGTAACTCCATTTGGCAGGATACAGGATTGCTATAAACAGGTTATCATGAAGGCGGTATCTGAAGACTAAAATCTCATTTAGGGGATCATATTCCTTTATTTCCTTAATGAGCTTCCTTGAAAGTATGCTGTCCACCGCAGTAATGCTCCATCTCGTAGGGACAAGCCTTCTTCTGTTCTTAACACCAAATGCACCAGTGCTAAATATCTTTTGTATGTGTGAAACAGGGACTCCCGATTCGTAGAGATATGTAACCGCCTCAAGTGCAGGTAGGTCAGTGTCATCATGAGCCTTCTCTACAGGTCTAGGGAT encodes:
- a CDS encoding DUF257 family protein, whose protein sequence is MNANILKGFIKNFPQLFEEVREGETVLIEYSPIINSAVILYELIIWAKENDYQVIIDDTLDTLPIYKIKMELKGLDSEVLDGIKVVKIGGALDVGDVIGHLALKEPHIRIKEYLEVALPHLDSEKRIINPVLGFEKLLILSESPREVFATLSMILSFTSSFQRTAFYFVNVNALEEAIPWALPLLEEIATTVVELGRVNNGLGFSVKSYEF
- a CDS encoding Nre family DNA repair protein, which codes for MHTWVINPMKLDPNLCILCRGRGWCGLAYCPVIARARATLMVKRRVSSKIIEGSSPPSIFIGRVGYPYVRIGPAAPPLVGDTQVFDYPELWIEKKIEDILEYRWSLITGIKIADVKKPEDKLIDELRLIAMSSKPVDVQIALKKPPQPFMTFSEHEPPQGPRSPLTNMKILGNPSIPRPVEKAHDDTDLPALEAVTYLYESGVPVSHIQKIFSTGAFGVKNRRRLVPTRWSITAVDSILSRKLIKEIKEYDPLNEILVFRYRLHDNLFIAILYPAKWSYEWMEAWWPGSTWNPGADSVVIEGDHEGYHGRTTYPGIGGCYYASMLATLEYLKRIKRQATAILLREIYPGFKIPVGVWFVRESVRAMFNSPPVLKTDSLEEVIELLDNETKLGSGKWLSSSALLRRIRFTKTIDEFLKRG
- a CDS encoding ParA family protein; translation: MAIIISIANQKGGVGKTTISLNLAHALAKKGYDTLIIDTDPQFNLTFALIGMDIINYSDNNIGTLLIENSVKKTQIEEAIVHIDENLSLIPSHLKVSAIERLLMTAYMREQRLKRVLEKIEDEYDFIIIDNPPSLGIFLINSLGASDYVLIPTELGYFSVMGVQLTLDVIREIKSTELNPDLEIMGIVANKFTRQSKVPQVRLDQLKEAYPNLPIVAILPRAVAVEKSQEEGKPVFEFEPNNRVSKAFLKLAESVIKNVR